A stretch of Synergistales bacterium DNA encodes these proteins:
- a CDS encoding cobalamin B12-binding domain-containing protein, with translation MSERKIRVVVAKPGLDGHDRGAKVIARAFRDAGMEVIYTGLRQSAEQIVATAIQEDADAIGVSILSGAHEHYFKTIIDLLKENEADDVVVFGGGVIPEDDIPRLKELGAGAVFGPGTPTGETVEWLKKAVGEARVGS, from the coding sequence ATGTCCGAGCGGAAGATCCGTGTTGTCGTCGCAAAGCCCGGGCTCGACGGGCACGATAGAGGCGCCAAGGTCATCGCCCGCGCGTTCCGCGACGCGGGGATGGAGGTCATCTACACGGGGCTGCGGCAGAGCGCCGAGCAGATCGTGGCCACGGCGATCCAGGAGGATGCCGATGCCATTGGGGTGAGCATCCTCTCCGGGGCCCACGAGCACTACTTCAAGACCATCATCGATCTGCTGAAGGAAAACGAGGCCGACGATGTGGTCGTCTTCGGCGGCGGGGTCATCCCCGAGGATGATATCCCCCGTCTCAAGGAGCTTGGGGCCGGGGCGGTCTTCGGCCCCGGAACACCCACCGGCGAGACGGTGGAGTGGCTCAAGAAAGCCGTCGGGGAGGCCCGCGTCGGCAGTTAG
- the mce gene encoding methylmalonyl-CoA epimerase, producing MNPTVIDHIGVAVKSLDEALQFWRDTLGIECTGVEEVEEQKVKTAFLPVKDTEIELLEGTSEESPVSKYIAKKGEGMHHMAIRVDNIEEALKEMKEKGVRLIDEEPRYGAGGARIAFVHPKATGGILLELCER from the coding sequence ATGAATCCCACAGTGATCGATCATATCGGGGTGGCGGTGAAGAGCCTCGACGAGGCGCTGCAGTTCTGGCGGGACACCCTCGGCATCGAGTGCACCGGTGTGGAGGAGGTGGAAGAGCAGAAGGTGAAGACCGCCTTTCTTCCCGTGAAGGATACCGAAATCGAGCTGCTTGAAGGCACGTCGGAGGAGAGCCCGGTCTCCAAGTACATCGCCAAGAAGGGCGAGGGAATGCACCACATGGCGATCAGGGTGGACAATATCGAGGAAGCCCTGAAAGAGATGAAGGAAAAGGGTGTGCGCCTGATCGACGAGGAGCCCCGGTACGGCGCAGGTGGTGCGCGGATCGCCTTTGTCCATCCCAAGGCAACGGGCGGTATCCTTCTGGAGCTCTGCGAGCGCTAG
- a CDS encoding FprA family A-type flavoprotein produces MHQGIAITDSIYWVGENDRETDLFEALWPLPRGVSYNSYCIMDDKVALIDTVKGGYFPDFLEKLKGLLGPSRTVDYLVINHMEPDHSGAVKVLREIYPDMTVVGNAKTREFLANFYGITENFRTVSEGESLDLGKRQLRFSMIPMVHWPETMVTYASPEGVLFSGDAFGAFGSLDGGIFDDEVDMAFYEDEMLRYFSNIVGRYGSQVQKAIGKVRGLDVRYLAPAHGPILRDSPEQVIDLYDRWSRHETEEGVVVVYGSMYGNTKRMAESVARSLAREGIERVILHDISRSHISFVVRDIWRYRGVVLAGCTYNTGLFPPMQALTASLENKMMRGRVLGVCGSYSWSKGALAALLQFGERGNWELVEPYVEVRSAPSPEDIEQCYQLGRNVAGAL; encoded by the coding sequence ATGCATCAGGGTATCGCGATCACCGACTCGATCTACTGGGTGGGCGAAAACGACCGGGAGACGGATCTCTTCGAGGCACTGTGGCCGCTGCCCCGGGGGGTTTCCTACAACTCCTACTGCATCATGGACGACAAGGTGGCTCTGATCGATACGGTGAAGGGGGGGTACTTCCCCGATTTCCTGGAGAAGCTGAAGGGTCTCCTGGGTCCCTCCCGGACGGTGGACTATCTGGTGATCAACCACATGGAGCCGGACCACTCCGGGGCGGTGAAGGTGCTCCGGGAGATCTACCCGGATATGACCGTGGTGGGCAACGCCAAGACCCGGGAGTTTCTCGCCAACTTCTACGGCATCACCGAGAACTTCCGGACCGTCTCCGAAGGCGAGAGCCTCGATCTGGGCAAGCGGCAACTCCGGTTTTCCATGATTCCCATGGTCCACTGGCCGGAGACCATGGTGACCTACGCGTCACCGGAAGGCGTCCTCTTTTCCGGTGACGCCTTCGGGGCCTTCGGGTCTCTGGACGGCGGGATCTTCGACGACGAGGTGGACATGGCGTTCTACGAGGACGAGATGCTCCGCTATTTCTCCAACATCGTGGGCAGGTACGGCAGCCAGGTCCAGAAGGCCATCGGCAAGGTGCGGGGGCTGGATGTGCGCTATCTCGCCCCGGCCCACGGCCCCATTCTGCGGGACAGCCCGGAGCAGGTCATCGATCTCTACGACCGCTGGAGCCGCCACGAGACTGAAGAGGGCGTCGTGGTGGTCTACGGTTCCATGTACGGCAATACCAAGCGGATGGCCGAATCGGTGGCCCGCTCCCTGGCCCGGGAGGGGATCGAGAGGGTCATCCTCCACGACATCTCCCGGAGCCATATCTCCTTCGTGGTGCGGGATATTTGGCGCTACCGCGGCGTGGTGCTGGCCGGCTGCACCTACAATACGGGGCTCTTCCCGCCCATGCAGGCGCTCACCGCCTCGCTGGAGAACAAGATGATGCGCGGCCGGGTGCTGGGTGTCTGCGGCTCCTACAGCTGGAGCAAGGGTGCGCTGGCCGCTCTGCTGCAGTTTGGCGAACGGGGGAACTGGGAGCTGGTGGAACCCTACGTCGAGGTGCGTTCGGCCCCCTCTCCGGAGGACATCGAACAGTGCTATCAGCTGGGGAGGAACGTCGCCGGGGCGCTCTAG
- a CDS encoding methylmalonyl-CoA carboxyltransferase, whose translation MSDKSIEQLCEELLAKRTEAEAGGGEKAVEKQHGKGKLTARERIHRFLDEESFVELDKFVEHRCTNFGLDRKKFAGDGVVTGYGTVNGRIVYVYSQDFTVLGGSLGEMHAKKICKVMDLAVANGAPVIGFNDSGGARIQEATDALSGYGQIFKRNTHASGVVPQLSVILGPTAGGAVYSPALTDFIFMVDKISIMHITGPAVIKAVTGEEVTSEELGGAKTHNQTSGNAHFFAASEEECMDQIRTLLGYLPENNMEDPPVVECREDPYAPNTDLRGMVPTNPNKSYEVKDVIRGIVDTGSFFEVQPMYAKNIVTAFGRIGGLPFGIIANQARVMAGCLDIDCSDKASRFIRYCDAFNIPIVTFEDVPGYLPGTNQEFGGIIRHGAKLLYAYSEASVPLITVILRKAYGGSYLGMCSKDLGADMVLAWPQAQIAVMGAQGAANIVFRKEIEQAEDTEAMRKQKIEEYEEAFANPYVAARRGYVDRVILPEESRAEIYQALLVTETKNELRPRRKHGVMPH comes from the coding sequence ATGTCGGATAAGTCGATTGAGCAGCTCTGCGAAGAGCTCCTTGCCAAGCGGACCGAAGCCGAAGCCGGCGGCGGCGAGAAGGCTGTCGAAAAGCAGCACGGCAAGGGCAAGCTGACGGCGCGCGAACGGATCCACCGCTTCCTCGACGAGGAGAGCTTCGTGGAGCTCGACAAGTTTGTGGAGCACCGTTGCACCAATTTCGGCCTGGACAGGAAGAAGTTCGCCGGCGACGGCGTGGTTACCGGCTACGGAACGGTGAACGGGCGTATCGTCTACGTCTACAGCCAGGACTTCACCGTCCTCGGCGGGTCGCTGGGCGAGATGCACGCCAAGAAGATCTGCAAGGTCATGGACCTGGCGGTGGCCAACGGCGCCCCGGTGATCGGGTTCAACGATTCGGGCGGCGCCAGGATCCAGGAGGCCACCGACGCCCTGAGCGGCTACGGGCAGATCTTCAAGCGCAACACCCATGCCAGCGGCGTGGTGCCCCAGCTCTCCGTGATCCTCGGCCCCACGGCGGGCGGCGCCGTCTACAGCCCGGCGCTGACGGACTTCATCTTTATGGTGGACAAGATCAGCATCATGCACATCACCGGCCCGGCGGTCATCAAGGCCGTCACCGGCGAAGAGGTGACCAGCGAGGAGCTCGGCGGCGCCAAGACCCACAACCAGACCTCCGGGAACGCCCACTTCTTCGCCGCCAGCGAAGAGGAGTGCATGGATCAGATCCGCACGCTGCTGGGGTACCTGCCGGAGAACAACATGGAGGATCCCCCCGTTGTGGAGTGCCGGGAGGATCCCTACGCCCCCAACACCGATCTCCGGGGTATGGTCCCCACCAACCCCAACAAGTCCTACGAGGTCAAAGACGTCATCCGGGGGATCGTCGATACGGGGAGCTTCTTCGAGGTACAGCCCATGTACGCCAAGAACATCGTCACCGCCTTCGGGCGGATCGGCGGGCTTCCCTTCGGCATCATCGCCAATCAGGCGCGGGTGATGGCCGGCTGCCTGGACATCGACTGCTCCGACAAGGCCAGCCGTTTCATCCGCTACTGCGACGCCTTCAACATCCCCATCGTGACCTTCGAGGACGTCCCCGGCTATCTGCCCGGCACCAACCAGGAATTCGGCGGGATCATCCGGCACGGCGCCAAGCTGCTCTACGCCTACAGCGAGGCCTCGGTGCCCCTGATCACCGTGATCCTCCGGAAGGCCTACGGGGGCAGCTACCTGGGCATGTGCAGCAAGGACCTCGGCGCCGACATGGTGCTGGCCTGGCCGCAGGCGCAGATCGCCGTCATGGGCGCCCAGGGCGCCGCCAACATCGTCTTCCGCAAGGAGATCGAGCAGGCCGAGGATACCGAGGCCATGCGGAAGCAGAAGATCGAGGAGTACGAGGAGGCCTTCGCCAATCCCTACGTGGCCGCCCGCAGGGGCTACGTGGACCGGGTCATCCTGCCCGAGGAGAGCCGGGCGGAGATCTACCAGGCCCTGCTCGTCACGGAGACCAAAA
- a CDS encoding methylmalonyl-CoA mutase family protein — MFTEEQLKAIEQGKADYQKSVDKSLKKFPERKETFSTSSLDVDRIYTPEHIKDFDYMEKLGFPGEYPFTRGVQPTMYRGKFWTMRQYAGFSTAEDSNRRYRYLLDQGSSGLSVAFDLPTQIGYDSDDKMAAGEVGKVGVPIDSLADMEILFDQIPLDKVTTSMTINAPASVLLAMYIALGEKQGVASDKLGGTIQNDILKEYMARGTYIFPPKPSMRLITDIFEFCSENVPRWNSISISGYHIREAGSTAAQEIAFTLADGIAYIDGAIKTGQDPNVFGKRLSFFFNSHNDFLEEVAKFRAARRLWARIMKERFGVTDDKATRLRFHTQTGGSTLTAQQVENNIARVAFQCMAAVLGGTQSLHSNSMDEALALPSEKSVNIALKTQQIVAHETGVCSTVDPLAGSYYIESLTDRLEQEAEGYISKIDEMGGMMEAIEKGYPQQEIQDASYTYQKAVEKGEEIVVGVNKYQIKEEGRDMELLRVDPSVGERQVKKTAKVREDRDNNFVQNALDDIRKAARDEHENLMPYILNAVRGYTTEGEICNVLREEFGEYQENIVL; from the coding sequence TTGTTTACAGAGGAACAGCTCAAAGCAATCGAGCAGGGGAAGGCCGACTACCAGAAGTCGGTGGACAAGTCGCTCAAGAAGTTCCCCGAACGGAAGGAAACCTTTTCCACCAGCAGTCTGGACGTCGATCGGATCTACACGCCGGAGCACATCAAGGATTTCGACTACATGGAGAAGCTCGGGTTCCCCGGTGAATACCCCTTCACCAGGGGCGTGCAGCCCACCATGTACCGCGGCAAGTTCTGGACCATGCGCCAGTACGCAGGGTTTTCCACCGCCGAGGACTCCAACCGCCGGTATCGCTACCTTCTGGATCAGGGTTCTTCGGGGCTTTCGGTGGCCTTCGATCTGCCCACCCAGATCGGGTACGACTCCGACGACAAGATGGCCGCCGGCGAGGTCGGCAAGGTAGGGGTTCCCATCGACTCCCTGGCCGACATGGAGATCCTCTTCGACCAGATCCCCCTGGACAAGGTCACCACCTCCATGACCATCAACGCCCCGGCGTCGGTGCTGCTCGCCATGTACATCGCGTTGGGCGAGAAACAGGGTGTCGCCTCCGATAAGCTGGGCGGCACCATCCAGAACGACATCCTCAAGGAGTACATGGCCAGAGGCACCTATATCTTCCCGCCCAAGCCATCCATGCGACTCATCACCGATATCTTCGAATTCTGCAGCGAGAACGTCCCCCGCTGGAACAGCATCTCCATTTCCGGCTACCATATCCGCGAAGCCGGTTCCACGGCGGCCCAGGAGATCGCCTTCACGCTGGCCGACGGCATCGCCTATATCGACGGGGCCATCAAGACCGGGCAGGATCCCAATGTCTTCGGCAAGCGGCTCTCCTTCTTCTTCAACTCCCACAACGACTTCCTCGAGGAGGTGGCCAAGTTCCGCGCCGCCCGCAGGCTCTGGGCCCGGATCATGAAGGAGCGCTTCGGCGTGACCGACGACAAGGCCACCCGGCTCCGCTTCCACACCCAGACCGGCGGCAGTACGCTGACGGCACAGCAGGTGGAGAACAACATCGCCCGTGTGGCCTTCCAGTGCATGGCCGCCGTCCTGGGCGGCACCCAGTCGCTGCACTCCAACAGCATGGACGAGGCGCTGGCCCTGCCCTCGGAGAAGAGCGTGAACATCGCCCTGAAGACCCAGCAGATCGTGGCCCACGAGACGGGGGTCTGCAGCACCGTCGATCCCCTGGCCGGCAGCTACTACATCGAGTCGCTCACCGACCGGCTGGAACAGGAGGCCGAGGGCTACATCAGCAAGATCGACGAGATGGGCGGCATGATGGAGGCCATCGAGAAGGGCTATCCGCAGCAGGAGATCCAGGACGCCTCCTACACCTACCAGAAGGCCGTCGAGAAGGGCGAGGAGATCGTGGTGGGCGTCAACAAGTACCAGATCAAGGAAGAAGGACGCGATATGGAGCTCCTCAGGGTCGATCCCAGTGTGGGCGAGCGGCAGGTCAAAAAGACCGCCAAGGTCCGTGAGGATCGGGACAACAACTTCGTGCAGAACGCCCTCGACGATATCCGCAAGGCCGCGCGCGACGAGCACGAGAACCTCATGCCCTATATCCTCAACGCCGTCCGCGGCTACACCACGGAAGGCGAGATCTGCAACGTGCTCCGCGAGGAGTTCGGCGAATACCAGGAGAACATCGTTCTCTAG